The Streptomyces kanamyceticus DNA segment ACGTCGAGTCGACGTGCGGATAGTCCGTCTCGAAGGTCGCGTTGTTCACGCCCACGGTCTCGATCGAATCGACGCCGTGCTTGTCGCGGAAGAAGCAGCAGAACATCTGCCGGTAGTAGTACGTGGAGGGCGGCTCGGGGATCAGGTCCTTCACCCCGCCCCACGCCCGGTGCTCCTCCCACACGTCGTCGGCGCGCTCCAGGGCGTAGGGGATCCAGCCCATCTGCCCTTCGCTGTACGCGAGTTTCAGCCGCGGGAACTTCACCAGGACGCCGGAGAACAGGAAGTCCATCATCGACGCCATGGCGTTGTTGAAGGACAGCGCCGCCTGGACGGCGGGCGGGGCGTCGGGAGACGCGGCGGGCATCTGCGACGAGGACCCGATGTGCATGTTCACGACCGTGCCGGTCTCCTCGCAGGCCGCGAAGAACGGGTCCCAATAACCGGAGTGGATCGAGGGCAGCCCCAAATACGTCGGAATCTCGGAGAAGGTCACCGCCCGCACCCCACGAGCGGCGTTGCGCTTGATCTCAGCGACCGCGAGATCGATGTCCCACAGCGGGATCAGGCAGAGCGGGATCAGCCGACCACCGCTGTCGCCGCACCACTCCTCGACCATCCAGTCGTTGTAGGCCCGGACGCAGGCCAGGCCCACCTCCTTGTCCTTGGCCTCGGCGAAGGTCTGCCCACAGAAGCGCGGGAACGTGGGGAAGCAGAGCGAGGCCTCGACGTGGTTGAGATCCATGTCCTCGAGCCGCGCCTTGGGGTCCCAGCAGCCGCGCCGCATCTGCTCTCGGGTGATGCCGTCGAGGGTCATCTCGTCGCGGGAGAAGCCGACGGCCGCGATGATGCGCTTGTACGGGAAGATCTCGCCCTCGTACTCCCACCAGTCGGTGGTCTGGCCGTCCGGATCCGTCGTGAACTTGTACTTCCCGCCGACGTACGCGAGCTCGCCGATACCTGCGGTGAAGGGCTTCGGCCCACGGTCGCGGTACTTGCTCGGGAGCCACTTCTCGAAGAGGTGCGCGGGCTCGATCACGTGGTCGTCCACGCTGATGACCCGGGGGAGTTCCTTGGTGCCGACCTCGCTGTTGACCACTGCTGTGCCCCCTACTGCCTGCCGGTTTCCGAGACTCAAATCTGACGATCCATCAGATGGAGGTTATGGGCTCGCCTTGGCAACGGCAAGCGCCCGCCCGCAACTCGACCCCTTGCGCGATCCGCGCCGATCCGCTGAACTGACGCATCGTCAGGTCATGTTGAGGAAGGGCTCTCGATGCAGACGATGTGGCTAAGCGGAGCCGAGCTGTTGGCTGTGCTCCGGATCGGGCTCGGCTTGTGGTGGCTTGAGAGCTGGCGCCACAAGGACAAGAAGACGTGGTTCGGCGGCGGGGGTATCGGCTGGGCGGCCGGCATCGCGGAGAAGCACCGATGGACCGCGGTACGCAGCGGCTTCGACGTCGTGGTGAAGCCCCGCCCGCAGACCATGGCCTACGTCGTCGCCTACGCGGAACTGGCACTCGGCCTCGGCCTGATCTTCGGCTTCCTCACACCGATCGCCCTCGTCGGCGGGCTCCTGCTGAACCTGATCTACCTCGTGCTGATGATCCACGACGTGGCGGAGCAGGGGCAGAACCTGATGATGGCGCTGATCTCGGTCGTGGCGCTGTTCGCGTCGAGTTGGCAGGTGTGGTCGCTGGATGCGGCGCTGGGGATCTTCTGACCGGACCCGGTAAGTGGCCTTGTCCACGGGCAGGTCGTAGAGGAAGTCGGCGTACTTGAGGTCGTCCAGCTCCCATTCGGCGTCCGTGAGGTAGCACGTCCACGGGGTCGGCCGACCGGGAGCCCACGGGTAGGTGCGGGTGATCATGCCGGTGTCCCCGTCGAGGGAGTCGCCCTTGCCGAGGACCGGTGTGCCGTCGTCCGCGTAGACGTACTCGCGCACCGCTTTGCCGTTCTTCGCGGTGCCGCATCGACCGGCGGGAGCGATCGGCCCGAGTTCGTAGGTGATACGGCGGAGTCTGACCTTCAAGCCGCGCCGCTTGTCCTCGGGCAGTTCCCAGGCCAGGTGGACGCGCATGGGGAACTCGGCGCCGTCCCACCGCGAATTACGGACTGCTTGCGGCCACCTCAGCCACGACCTCGTCGTAGCCGGGCATGCCTGGGGCCGGAATCGAGGAGCAAGCGGCGAGGAAGCCGTCCCGGTCGCCCGCGCTCCGCTGGCGCTCGCCGAGCTGGTCCCACCGGTCCGTGCACGC contains these protein-coding regions:
- a CDS encoding amidohydrolase family protein, with product MVNSEVGTKELPRVISVDDHVIEPAHLFEKWLPSKYRDRGPKPFTAGIGELAYVGGKYKFTTDPDGQTTDWWEYEGEIFPYKRIIAAVGFSRDEMTLDGITREQMRRGCWDPKARLEDMDLNHVEASLCFPTFPRFCGQTFAEAKDKEVGLACVRAYNDWMVEEWCGDSGGRLIPLCLIPLWDIDLAVAEIKRNAARGVRAVTFSEIPTYLGLPSIHSGYWDPFFAACEETGTVVNMHIGSSSQMPAASPDAPPAVQAALSFNNAMASMMDFLFSGVLVKFPRLKLAYSEGQMGWIPYALERADDVWEEHRAWGGVKDLIPEPPSTYYYRQMFCCFFRDKHGVDSIETVGVNNATFETDYPHVDSTWPHTKQVAQEHVGGLPEDVAYKLLRGNAIRMLDLPFDQD
- a CDS encoding DoxX family membrane protein; amino-acid sequence: MQTMWLSGAELLAVLRIGLGLWWLESWRHKDKKTWFGGGGIGWAAGIAEKHRWTAVRSGFDVVVKPRPQTMAYVVAYAELALGLGLIFGFLTPIALVGGLLLNLIYLVLMIHDVAEQGQNLMMALISVVALFASSWQVWSLDAALGIF